The proteins below come from a single Miscanthus floridulus cultivar M001 chromosome 1, ASM1932011v1, whole genome shotgun sequence genomic window:
- the LOC136497714 gene encoding transcription factor MYB30-like, which yields MGRPPCCDKEGVKKGPWTPEEDLVLVSYVQEHGPGNWRAVPANTGLLRCSKSCRLRWTNYLRPGIRRGGFSDQEDRLIVHLQALLGNRWAAIASYLPDRTDNDVKNYWNTHLKKKLLLQQQQRASTAAASSLPPPKGQWELKLQTDIDLARRALSDALSVDAAAGPPGMATAGSAPSAASAGPAGAQACALTTGSVDRMMLDGWAAAPAAGRGRSCVVVGGTVIPAPATPGAADSVSGSSSELTTECSGSISSASNKRAAPVAAGHQLLLVREENTTSAGQGEVPLSAIESWLLEDAGGEQKLAHEGLLLDAVLHNFGF from the exons ATGGGGCGGCCGCCGTGCTGCGACAAGGAGGGCGTGAAGAAGGGGCCGTGGACGCCCGAGGAGGACCTCGTCCTCGTCTCCTACGTCCAGGAGCACGGCCCCGGCAACTGGCGCGCAGTCCCCGCCAACACAG GGCTGCTGCGGTGCAGCAAGAGCTGCCGCCTCCGGTGGACCAACTACCTCCGCCCGGGCATCCGCCGGGGCGGCTTCTCCGACCAGGAGGACAGGCTCATCGTCCACCTCCAGGCGCTCCTCGGCAACCGCTGGGCCGCCATCGCCTCCTACCTGCCCGACCGCACCGACAACGACGTCAAGAACTACTGGAACACGCACCTCAAGAagaagctcctcctccagcagcagcagcgcgcctCCACTGCCGCCGCCTCGTCGCTGCCGCCGCCCAAGGGGCAGTGGGAGCTCAAGCTGCAGACCGACATCGACCTCGCCAGGCGCGCCCTCAGCGACGCCCTctccgtcgacgccgccgccggcccgcCGGGGATGGCCACCGCGGGCTCGGCGCCGTCGGCGGCGTCCGCCGGGCCAGCAGGGGCTCAGGCGTGCGCGCTCACCACGGGCAGCGTCGACAGGATGATGCTGGACGGGTGGGCGGCGGCTCCAGCGGCAGGGAGAGGGAGGAGCTGCGTCgtcgtcggtggcaccgtcatcCCGGCCCCGGCAACGCCCGGCGCGGCCGACAGCGTATCGGGGTCGTCGTCCGAGCTAACGACGGAGTGTTCTGGCTCCATCTCCAGCGCCTCCAATAAACGCGCCGCGCCGGTGGCTGCCGGCCACCAGCTGCTGCTCGTGCGCGAGGAGAATACGACATCGGCCGGGCAAGGGGAGGTGCCACTGTCGGCGATCGAGTCGTGGCTGCTGGAGGACGCCGGCGGCGAGCAGAAGCTGGCGCACGAAGGCCTCCTGCTCGACGCCGTCCTGCATAATTTCGGTTTCTAA